Proteins co-encoded in one Novosphingobium sp. PP1Y genomic window:
- a CDS encoding acyltransferase: MDERFLNRPLSVVLDFVRFGAALLVALGHAVQLGLYAGDFPFGVRMQHYCVIVFFVLSGLVISSSVLGGRSDLRRFAISRFSRILPVAVPALLFGLLAAYVLAGPAHVPIDNSPNEAAEVAERFIPPLAFVSAWPGMPAPVWNPPYWSLCYEVWYYAIFALAFFLRGWGRYVATGLACLLAGPSILLLMPVWLVGVALTHFGLVRRVPLALAPILLVLCPLLALQLFEIDREVLIPFLKSWWPFAIQWSVWAVADLAMALIMALAILAARPLVTALEPQVMRLAGLAQGLAGFSFTLYLFHWPLIQFLLSHGLGRTESVPEFTALLALVVGACAAISILTERQSPRLRRWIEAKFPARASLPVAILPA, translated from the coding sequence ATGGATGAGCGTTTCCTCAATCGGCCGCTTTCGGTCGTCCTCGATTTCGTGCGCTTCGGCGCAGCACTGCTCGTCGCCCTGGGCCACGCGGTGCAACTGGGCCTGTACGCCGGCGACTTTCCCTTCGGCGTGCGCATGCAGCACTATTGCGTCATCGTCTTCTTCGTCCTCTCCGGGCTGGTGATCAGCAGTTCGGTGCTCGGCGGGCGGTCAGACCTGCGCCGCTTTGCGATCTCGCGATTTTCGCGGATCCTGCCTGTGGCGGTCCCGGCGCTACTGTTCGGCCTCCTGGCCGCCTATGTGCTGGCGGGGCCTGCGCATGTGCCCATAGACAACAGTCCGAACGAGGCGGCCGAGGTCGCCGAGCGCTTCATTCCGCCGCTTGCTTTCGTCAGCGCCTGGCCGGGCATGCCTGCGCCGGTCTGGAATCCCCCTTATTGGTCGCTGTGCTACGAAGTCTGGTACTACGCGATCTTCGCGCTGGCCTTCTTTCTGCGCGGTTGGGGGCGCTATGTGGCGACCGGACTTGCCTGCCTGCTGGCAGGGCCTTCGATTCTGCTGCTCATGCCGGTCTGGCTGGTCGGCGTCGCGCTGACTCATTTCGGCCTCGTGCGGCGCGTGCCGCTTGCGCTCGCGCCGATCCTGCTCGTCCTGTGCCCGCTTCTGGCGCTCCAGCTGTTCGAAATCGACCGCGAGGTGCTGATCCCCTTCCTCAAGTCCTGGTGGCCTTTCGCGATCCAGTGGTCGGTCTGGGCGGTTGCCGATCTTGCGATGGCGCTGATCATGGCGCTGGCGATCCTGGCCGCCCGGCCCCTGGTCACCGCGCTGGAGCCGCAGGTCATGCGCCTTGCCGGGCTTGCGCAGGGCCTCGCCGGTTTCTCCTTCACGCTCTACCTGTTCCACTGGCCGCTCATCCAGTTCCTGCTCTCTCACGGCTTGGGTCGGACCGAGAGCGTTCCGGAGTTCACCGCACTGCTGGCGCTGGTCGTCGGCGCCTGCGCGGCGATCTCGATCCTGACCGAGCGTCAGTCGCCCCGGCTGCGCCGCTGGATCGAGGCGAAATTTCCTGCGCGCGCCAGCCTGCCGGTCGCGATCCTTCCGGCCTGA
- the murF gene encoding UDP-N-acetylmuramoyl-tripeptide--D-alanyl-D-alanine ligase, producing MNAVARILDWPAELSDENPSALWDAVAIARAVKGTANAEFTVSGVEIDSRDVQPGDLFFALKGESMDGHRFVEMAFAKGAAAVVVDRPVDGPHILVKDTTEALEKLGAAARQRARGPIIGVTGSVGKTGVKESIFAALDRSSRGDAHRSVKSYNNHVGVPLSLARMPSRARFGIFEMGMNHAGEIAALTRQVRPHVAVITTIAPAHIEMLGSEEAIADAKAEIFQGLEEGGTAVIPADSPHFLRLRDAAVACGAKVVSFGKAADADVRLLDTVSAIGGGSLVTVDMGDRRVCYTVAAPGEHWVMNSLAVMAAVRAVKGDLGAAGVALAEMGGLPGRGARVEIDVPGGEADDEGQRKALLIDESYNANPASMRATLAQLGRTPARRRIAVLGAMKELGSHGPDYHAALAEPIREAGVDYAVLVGEEMAPLAKVLDEGELGKSEGAKLGKTVAFAHCGSVGEAVDALRAFGLERDDAILVKGSNSVGLASLVTALSKQEG from the coding sequence ATGAACGCTGTTGCCCGGATTCTCGACTGGCCTGCTGAACTGTCGGATGAGAACCCGTCTGCGCTGTGGGACGCGGTTGCGATCGCGCGCGCGGTCAAGGGCACGGCGAATGCCGAATTCACCGTTTCCGGTGTCGAGATCGACAGCCGCGACGTCCAGCCCGGAGACCTGTTCTTCGCCTTGAAGGGGGAGAGCATGGACGGGCACCGTTTCGTCGAGATGGCCTTTGCCAAGGGCGCTGCAGCCGTCGTCGTCGACCGTCCCGTGGACGGCCCTCACATCCTCGTGAAGGACACGACCGAAGCGCTGGAGAAGCTGGGTGCAGCCGCACGCCAGCGCGCGCGCGGTCCGATCATCGGCGTGACCGGATCGGTCGGCAAGACCGGCGTCAAGGAATCGATTTTCGCGGCTCTCGATCGCTCCAGCCGCGGCGACGCGCATCGCTCGGTCAAGAGCTACAATAACCACGTCGGCGTTCCGCTCAGCCTTGCGCGCATGCCTAGCCGCGCGCGCTTCGGCATCTTCGAGATGGGCATGAACCACGCCGGCGAGATCGCCGCGCTGACCCGGCAGGTGCGCCCGCACGTTGCGGTGATCACCACCATTGCCCCGGCCCACATCGAGATGCTGGGCTCCGAAGAAGCGATTGCCGATGCCAAGGCCGAGATCTTCCAGGGACTGGAGGAAGGCGGCACGGCGGTGATCCCGGCGGACAGCCCGCATTTCCTGCGCCTGCGCGATGCGGCGGTGGCATGTGGGGCGAAAGTGGTGTCGTTCGGCAAGGCCGCCGATGCCGACGTTCGCCTTCTTGATACCGTTTCGGCCATCGGCGGCGGTTCGCTGGTAACGGTGGACATGGGCGACCGCCGCGTCTGCTACACCGTCGCTGCCCCGGGCGAACACTGGGTAATGAATTCGCTTGCCGTCATGGCGGCAGTACGCGCGGTCAAGGGAGACCTTGGCGCAGCTGGCGTGGCGCTCGCCGAAATGGGCGGCCTTCCGGGCCGCGGTGCGCGCGTCGAGATCGACGTTCCGGGCGGCGAGGCCGACGACGAAGGCCAACGCAAGGCGCTGCTGATCGACGAGAGCTACAACGCCAATCCGGCCTCGATGCGCGCGACGCTGGCCCAGCTCGGCCGCACTCCGGCGCGTCGCCGGATCGCCGTGCTCGGTGCGATGAAGGAGCTGGGCAGCCACGGGCCTGACTATCATGCCGCCCTGGCCGAACCGATCCGCGAGGCGGGCGTCGACTACGCCGTGCTCGTCGGAGAGGAAATGGCGCCGCTCGCCAAGGTCCTCGACGAAGGGGAATTGGGGAAATCGGAAGGCGCGAAACTTGGCAAAACCGTGGCTTTCGCGCATTGCGGCAGTGTAGGGGAAGCTGTCGATGCCTTGCGCGCATTCGGACTTGAGCGGGATGATGCAATCCTTGTCAAAGGTTCGAATTCGGTGGGCCTCGCTTCCCTCGTGACCGCGCTCAGCAAGCAGGAAGGGTAG
- a CDS encoding GldG family protein, which yields MISSRKALLALLAPCLALAGCNLFGGSDAAGKSGEAQAPVPLGVYSSLPLLWGESDDIRGFLSSDKDQGWAHAFVQARAGLVPLDHLADASGALPLAKDHVLLLAQPRPLTPQENVALDDWVNAGGRVLLFADPMLTAHSIFALGDARRPQDIAMLSPILGRWGLELEFDESQQPGERLVELEAGAVPVNLPGRFRLRQEDGYCTLEAAGFLADCRVGKGRVVALADAALFEDSRDLRDAESRGKLLDALLTRVSVGIGRE from the coding sequence TTGATCAGTAGTCGCAAGGCGCTGCTGGCGCTGCTGGCGCCTTGTCTCGCCTTGGCGGGATGCAACCTGTTCGGCGGATCGGATGCAGCGGGGAAAAGTGGGGAGGCGCAAGCGCCTGTGCCACTGGGGGTCTATTCGAGCCTTCCGTTGCTTTGGGGTGAGAGCGATGACATTCGCGGTTTCCTCTCGAGCGACAAGGATCAGGGCTGGGCGCATGCCTTCGTTCAGGCGCGGGCCGGGCTTGTGCCGCTGGACCATCTGGCAGACGCTTCGGGAGCATTGCCTCTGGCGAAGGATCACGTCCTTTTGCTGGCTCAGCCGCGGCCTCTGACGCCGCAGGAAAATGTCGCGCTCGACGATTGGGTCAATGCCGGGGGCAGGGTTCTGCTCTTTGCCGATCCCATGCTCACGGCTCATTCGATATTCGCGCTGGGCGATGCGCGGCGCCCGCAGGATATCGCGATGCTCTCGCCGATCCTGGGGCGATGGGGCCTTGAGCTCGAGTTCGACGAATCGCAGCAACCCGGTGAGCGTCTTGTAGAGCTCGAGGCCGGTGCGGTCCCGGTGAACCTGCCGGGGCGCTTCCGGCTCAGGCAGGAAGATGGATACTGCACGCTGGAAGCAGCGGGGTTCCTGGCCGATTGCCGGGTGGGGAAAGGGCGGGTCGTCGCGCTGGCGGATGCCGCCCTGTTCGAGGATTCGCGCGATCTGCGCGACGCGGAAAGCCGCGGCAAGCTGCTGGACGCGCTGTTGACCCGGGTTTCGGTGGGGATCGGGCGGGAATAA
- the ddmB gene encoding dicamba O-demethylase ferredoxin subunit DdmB, with protein sequence MPQITVVNQSGEESSVEASEGRTLMEVIRDSGFDELLALCGGCCSCATCHVHIDPAFMEKLPEMSEDENDLLDSSDHRNEYSRLSCQIPVTGALEGLKVTIAQED encoded by the coding sequence ATGCCGCAGATTACCGTCGTCAACCAGTCGGGTGAAGAATCCAGCGTCGAGGCCAGCGAAGGTCGTACCCTGATGGAAGTTATCCGCGACAGCGGTTTCGACGAACTTCTGGCGCTTTGCGGCGGCTGCTGCTCGTGCGCGACCTGCCACGTCCACATCGATCCGGCCTTCATGGAGAAGCTGCCGGAGATGAGCGAAGACGAGAACGACCTGCTCGACAGCTCGGATCACCGCAACGAGTACTCGCGTCTCTCGTGCCAGATTCCGGTCACCGGCGCCCTCGAAGGCCTGAAGGTGACGATCGCACAGGAAGACTGA
- a CDS encoding UDP-N-acetylmuramoyl-L-alanyl-D-glutamate--2,6-diaminopimelate ligase: protein MKLTDLCSAAGIALTESGEATVTGFAIDHRKVAPGTVFGAFRGAKFNGEDFIAAAIEAGAVAVVAAPDATVEGAIHFADAEPRRLFARLAAQFFTPVPQALVAVTGTNGKTSTVELTRQIWRMAGIRAASIGTLGVTTSDETVSTGLTTPDIVTFLGNLSGLAREGVTHVAYEASSHGLSQFRIEGPRVAAGAFTNLSRDHLDYHATMEEYFAAKMRLFDEVVVDGGTAVVWADDAWSDRAIEHAAKRGLKLFTVGTKGEHIRLLGRTPGGLGQKLEIEYAGTNHTIDLPLIGAYQAANSLVAAGLVLATGGEAHATFDALKRLQTVRGRIERAAITPSGAPVYVDYAHTPDALEAAIAALRPHVAGRLIVVFGAGGDRDTGKRPEMGKVAADGADLAIVTDDNPRGEDPAAIRSMVLAGMQDRGREIGDRREAIGAALGEAGAGDIVLIAGKGHEQGQIIGSGADVRVLPFDDVTVAREMAGALGR, encoded by the coding sequence ATGAAACTGACCGATCTTTGCTCTGCAGCCGGCATCGCCCTGACCGAGAGCGGTGAGGCGACGGTGACCGGCTTCGCCATCGATCATCGCAAGGTCGCGCCCGGCACTGTCTTCGGCGCCTTCCGCGGTGCGAAGTTCAACGGCGAGGATTTCATCGCTGCTGCCATCGAAGCCGGCGCGGTCGCCGTGGTTGCCGCGCCCGATGCGACGGTGGAAGGCGCAATCCACTTTGCCGATGCCGAGCCGCGCAGGCTTTTCGCCCGCCTGGCCGCACAGTTCTTCACGCCCGTGCCGCAGGCACTGGTCGCGGTGACCGGCACCAACGGCAAGACCTCCACGGTCGAACTGACACGCCAGATCTGGCGCATGGCCGGCATTCGCGCCGCCTCCATCGGCACCCTTGGCGTGACCACCAGCGACGAGACGGTCTCGACCGGGCTGACCACGCCCGACATCGTCACTTTCCTCGGCAACCTCTCCGGCCTGGCGCGTGAGGGCGTTACCCACGTTGCCTACGAGGCATCGAGCCACGGCCTTTCGCAGTTCCGCATCGAAGGGCCGCGCGTCGCGGCCGGGGCCTTCACCAACCTCAGCCGAGACCACCTCGACTATCATGCGACGATGGAAGAGTACTTCGCCGCCAAGATGCGTCTGTTCGACGAAGTGGTGGTTGACGGCGGCACGGCAGTCGTCTGGGCGGACGATGCGTGGTCCGACAGGGCGATCGAACATGCCGCCAAGCGCGGACTGAAGCTGTTTACCGTCGGCACGAAGGGCGAGCATATCCGCCTCCTCGGCCGCACGCCCGGCGGGCTCGGGCAGAAGTTGGAGATCGAGTACGCAGGCACGAACCACACTATCGATCTGCCGCTGATCGGCGCATACCAGGCCGCCAATTCCCTGGTCGCGGCGGGACTCGTGCTGGCGACCGGAGGCGAGGCGCATGCCACCTTCGACGCGCTCAAGCGCCTGCAGACGGTGCGGGGCCGAATCGAGCGCGCGGCGATCACGCCGTCCGGCGCTCCGGTCTATGTCGACTATGCGCATACGCCCGATGCACTGGAAGCCGCGATTGCCGCGCTTCGTCCTCACGTTGCCGGGCGCCTGATCGTTGTGTTCGGTGCGGGCGGCGACCGCGACACGGGCAAGCGCCCGGAAATGGGCAAGGTTGCGGCAGATGGCGCGGATCTCGCGATCGTCACCGACGACAACCCGCGCGGCGAGGATCCCGCCGCGATCCGGTCCATGGTCCTGGCAGGCATGCAGGACAGGGGCCGGGAAATCGGCGACAGGCGGGAGGCCATCGGCGCCGCCCTCGGGGAAGCCGGAGCCGGCGATATCGTCCTGATCGCCGGCAAGGGACATGAGCAAGGACAAATCATCGGCAGCGGCGCAGATGTGCGCGTCCTGCCATTCGACGATGTCACGGTTGCCAGGGAAATGGCTGGCGCACTGGGGAGGTAG
- a CDS encoding DNA-3-methyladenine glycosylase: MGLNANTIKLGLDALAAREPGFARALDLAGYPEPRIRQRGYATLLRTIVGQQVSVAAAASVWSRLEALLGQGLPPDALLEADFDALRGCGLSRQKQGYARSLCELVVAGALDLENLPEDDEAAIADLVRIKGIGRWSAEIYLLFAEGRPDIWPAGDLAVQSGLHRILGLDARPSEKETRELAENWRPHRGSAAIFTWHCYNNAAL; the protein is encoded by the coding sequence ATGGGCCTGAACGCCAACACCATTAAACTTGGACTCGATGCTCTCGCGGCGCGGGAGCCCGGGTTCGCGCGGGCGCTGGACCTGGCGGGCTATCCCGAACCGCGGATTCGCCAGCGCGGTTATGCAACGCTGTTGCGCACCATCGTCGGCCAGCAGGTAAGTGTGGCTGCCGCAGCTTCGGTCTGGTCCCGGCTCGAGGCGCTACTGGGCCAAGGCCTGCCCCCCGATGCGCTGCTGGAGGCCGACTTCGATGCCCTGCGCGGCTGCGGCCTCTCGCGCCAGAAGCAGGGCTATGCGCGATCGCTTTGCGAGCTGGTCGTGGCCGGCGCACTGGACCTGGAGAACCTGCCCGAAGACGACGAGGCAGCGATTGCCGACCTCGTGCGGATCAAGGGCATCGGCCGCTGGTCTGCCGAGATCTACCTTCTCTTCGCCGAGGGCCGCCCCGACATCTGGCCGGCCGGTGACCTCGCCGTGCAGTCCGGGCTGCACCGGATACTCGGTCTCGATGCACGCCCAAGCGAGAAGGAAACCCGCGAACTGGCAGAAAACTGGCGCCCGCACCGCGGCAGCGCTGCCATCTTCACCTGGCACTGCTACAACAACGCCGCCCTCTGA
- a CDS encoding division/cell wall cluster transcriptional repressor MraZ, which translates to MAGQPYIYNGQGFSLQRDKNRFVLPNVFRGTVRESSGKDLVCLMPHDRWPCLMGFGLSRIADFEQELKEMQDVALRAGREFDAEKRASDIYSSYEVPFDGSGRFVLPDDLVALAEISDQLYFRGNGKFFTVWAPEQLYAMEDDWKAAKTACRSLAEKELAKARKK; encoded by the coding sequence ATGGCTGGGCAGCCATACATCTACAACGGACAGGGCTTTTCGCTTCAACGCGACAAGAACCGTTTCGTGCTGCCCAACGTCTTTCGCGGCACCGTGCGCGAATCCAGCGGCAAGGACCTGGTCTGCCTGATGCCGCACGATCGTTGGCCCTGCCTCATGGGCTTTGGCCTTTCGCGCATCGCCGACTTCGAGCAGGAGCTCAAGGAAATGCAGGACGTCGCCCTGCGCGCGGGCAGGGAATTCGACGCCGAGAAGCGCGCCAGCGACATCTATTCCTCCTACGAGGTCCCCTTCGACGGCAGCGGCCGCTTCGTTCTGCCCGACGATCTCGTCGCGCTCGCCGAAATCTCCGACCAGCTCTACTTCCGCGGCAACGGCAAGTTCTTCACCGTATGGGCGCCCGAGCAGCTCTACGCGATGGAAGACGACTGGAAGGCGGCAAAGACCGCCTGCCGCAGCCTTGCGGAAAAGGAACTGGCAAAGGCGCGCAAGAAATGA
- the rsmH gene encoding 16S rRNA (cytosine(1402)-N(4))-methyltransferase RsmH has translation MTAPQDHMPEHSEEHVPHVPVLLDEVVAALNPQGGDVIVDATFGAGGYTRRLLDAGATVHAFDRDPDAIAAVERNRGKWPELDSDPPRLVLHPRRFSEMVEGLGESGVSGVDGVVMDIGVSSMQLDQAERGFAFGSDGPLDMRMSQQGLSAADFVNEADEAEIADVLYLYGEERQSRRIARAIVAARPLATTGELARVVRKALGYNPKYKGANAPKDPATRTFQAIRIHVNGELDELDAGLSGAENLLNPGGRLAVVTFHSLEDRKVKRFLRDASGGGASTSRHLPQVGSGSVATFTKLSKAIRPGEAELDANPRSRSATLRSAVRTDAPARDTHRSAA, from the coding sequence ATGACGGCGCCCCAAGACCATATGCCCGAGCACTCCGAGGAGCACGTTCCCCATGTCCCGGTGCTTCTCGACGAAGTCGTCGCCGCCCTGAACCCCCAGGGCGGCGACGTCATCGTGGATGCCACGTTCGGAGCGGGCGGCTACACCCGGCGCCTGCTTGATGCCGGGGCGACGGTCCATGCTTTCGATCGCGATCCCGATGCCATTGCCGCGGTCGAACGCAACCGTGGAAAATGGCCCGAGCTGGACAGCGATCCGCCGCGGCTCGTCTTGCACCCCAGGCGCTTCTCGGAAATGGTCGAGGGCCTGGGAGAATCCGGCGTTTCCGGGGTGGATGGCGTCGTCATGGACATCGGTGTTTCCTCGATGCAGCTCGATCAGGCGGAGCGCGGCTTCGCCTTCGGTTCCGATGGCCCGCTCGACATGCGCATGTCGCAGCAGGGGCTTTCGGCTGCGGACTTCGTGAACGAGGCGGACGAGGCCGAGATCGCCGACGTGCTCTACCTCTACGGGGAAGAGCGTCAGTCGCGCCGGATCGCCCGCGCCATCGTCGCTGCACGGCCGCTGGCCACCACCGGGGAACTGGCCCGGGTGGTGCGCAAGGCCCTTGGCTACAATCCGAAGTACAAGGGCGCAAACGCCCCTAAGGATCCGGCAACGCGGACCTTCCAGGCCATACGAATCCATGTGAACGGAGAGCTCGACGAGCTCGATGCAGGCCTTTCGGGCGCAGAAAACCTGCTCAATCCGGGCGGCCGCCTTGCGGTCGTCACCTTCCACAGCCTCGAGGATCGCAAGGTAAAGCGCTTCCTGCGCGATGCCAGTGGCGGCGGGGCTTCCACTTCCCGTCACCTGCCGCAGGTCGGTAGCGGTTCGGTGGCCACTTTCACCAAGCTGTCGAAGGCAATCCGGCCTGGCGAGGCCGAACTCGACGCTAACCCCAGATCCCGATCCGCCACTCTGCGCAGCGCCGTGCGCACCGATGCCCCCGCCAGAGATACCCACAGGAGCGCAGCATGA
- a CDS encoding cysteine synthase A, whose amino-acid sequence MTVPQAKRATLDLIGNTPLVLLKGPSEAAGCEIWGKCEFANPGASVKDRAALWIVRDAEARGTLQPGGTIVEGTAGNTGIGLALVANALGYKTVIVMPETQSREKMDTLRALGAELVLVPAAPFSNPGHFVHTSRRIAEETENAVWANQFDNIANRKAHIESTAPELWEQMGGRIDGFTCAAGTGGTIAGTGLGLKALDEKVTVALTDPHGAALYNYYACGELKAEGSSVAEGIGQGRITANLEGAPIDTQFRISDEEGLEWVTRLLAEEGLCLGLSSGINVAGAVALGKQLVAQGNTDARVATILCDTGFRYLSTLYNPEWLEAKGLPVFPWLAR is encoded by the coding sequence ATGACCGTACCGCAAGCCAAACGCGCCACGCTCGATCTTATCGGCAACACGCCGCTCGTCCTGCTCAAGGGACCTAGCGAGGCTGCCGGTTGCGAGATTTGGGGCAAGTGCGAATTCGCCAACCCGGGCGCCTCGGTGAAGGACCGCGCCGCGCTGTGGATCGTGCGCGATGCCGAAGCGCGCGGAACCCTGCAGCCGGGCGGCACGATCGTCGAGGGTACGGCGGGCAATACCGGTATCGGTCTTGCACTCGTCGCCAATGCGCTGGGCTACAAGACCGTCATCGTCATGCCCGAGACGCAGTCGCGCGAGAAGATGGACACGCTGCGCGCGCTCGGCGCGGAGCTTGTCCTGGTACCTGCCGCGCCGTTCTCGAACCCCGGGCACTTCGTGCACACCTCGCGCCGCATCGCCGAGGAGACCGAAAACGCAGTCTGGGCCAACCAGTTCGACAATATCGCCAATCGCAAGGCGCACATCGAATCGACCGCGCCCGAACTGTGGGAGCAGATGGGCGGCCGGATCGACGGCTTCACCTGCGCGGCCGGCACCGGCGGCACGATCGCGGGCACCGGGCTTGGCCTCAAGGCGCTCGACGAGAAGGTGACGGTTGCCCTGACCGACCCCCACGGCGCGGCGCTCTACAACTATTACGCCTGCGGTGAACTGAAGGCGGAAGGCTCCTCGGTTGCCGAAGGCATCGGGCAGGGCCGCATCACCGCCAATCTCGAAGGCGCTCCGATCGACACCCAGTTCCGCATCTCGGATGAGGAAGGGCTGGAGTGGGTGACGCGCCTGCTCGCCGAAGAAGGCCTGTGTCTTGGCCTGTCCTCCGGCATCAACGTGGCGGGGGCGGTTGCGCTGGGCAAGCAGTTGGTGGCCCAGGGCAATACGGATGCGCGCGTCGCGACGATCCTGTGCGATACGGGCTTCCGTTATCTGTCCACGCTTTACAACCCGGAATGGCTGGAAGCGAAGGGCTTGCCGGTCTTCCCTTGGTTGGCAAGGTAA
- a CDS encoding penicillin-binding protein 2, translated as MTAIAIPTTISSGRRKLVNVRQRSLLVAKLRTLWILGVFVLVGTCALLRIVYLGMTGVSAHDGSLSDLLVPDRGEIVDRNGVPLAREFRAYSLWFNPRAMTEGDALIHTPDEVADGLLRIFPDLDRAQVLERLKSGKAGYIRKSILPEDANKVHALGEPALEFPLEATRYYPQGSMAAHVLGYVDSYGKGKVGMEEAFDDKLVSPEGRTHPAVLSIDFRVQSALEDELGRAMAESKAKGAGGVILDVDTGEVLALASLPSFDPNHVKPTDMVISEEQARLGEVPHGFNRVTNQVYELGSTFKPLAVASAMDAGTITDLGRRWSAHPLHVGRFTIKDSHAMGDSLNVAETLIHSSNVVTAQIADELGGVRLKKTMEALGMDRRPDIELPARGFPIWPKGEWPRLRTMTVSYGHGIAVTPLHLASAYAALVNGGIWRPATLKKLDPSDIPAGHRVFKASTSARSRQLLRMIVRYGTGRKGDAPGFRIGGKTGSAEKPGAGGYRHHSLISTFASAFPMDKPRFVVIAMLDEPQGTQATSFQRTAAWNAAPVIGRVVPRIGPILGIMPDETRDIDISDLKPLIPNEVRASEADGE; from the coding sequence GTGACCGCGATTGCGATCCCGACAACGATATCGTCAGGAAGGCGCAAGCTCGTCAACGTCCGCCAGCGCTCGCTGCTTGTCGCCAAGCTGCGCACGCTCTGGATCCTGGGCGTTTTCGTGCTTGTGGGCACCTGCGCGCTGCTCAGGATCGTCTATCTCGGGATGACCGGTGTTTCCGCGCACGACGGCAGCCTTTCCGACCTGCTCGTGCCCGACCGGGGTGAAATCGTCGATCGCAACGGCGTGCCGCTGGCGCGCGAGTTCCGTGCCTATTCGCTGTGGTTCAATCCGCGCGCGATGACCGAGGGCGACGCGCTGATACACACGCCCGACGAAGTGGCCGACGGACTGCTGCGCATCTTCCCCGATCTCGACCGCGCACAGGTGCTTGAGCGTCTGAAGTCGGGCAAGGCAGGCTACATCCGCAAGTCGATCCTTCCCGAGGACGCGAACAAGGTCCACGCTCTGGGCGAACCGGCGCTGGAATTTCCGCTCGAGGCGACGCGCTACTATCCGCAAGGCTCGATGGCCGCGCACGTGCTCGGCTATGTCGACAGCTACGGCAAGGGCAAGGTCGGCATGGAAGAGGCCTTCGACGACAAGCTCGTCTCGCCCGAGGGGCGCACTCATCCTGCCGTCCTCTCGATCGACTTTCGCGTGCAGAGCGCGCTGGAAGACGAACTCGGCCGCGCCATGGCGGAATCGAAGGCCAAGGGCGCCGGCGGCGTGATCCTCGACGTCGATACCGGCGAAGTGCTGGCGCTCGCCTCGCTGCCCTCGTTCGACCCGAACCACGTCAAGCCGACCGACATGGTCATTTCCGAAGAGCAGGCCAGGCTCGGCGAGGTGCCTCACGGCTTCAACCGCGTCACCAACCAGGTCTATGAACTGGGTTCCACCTTCAAGCCGCTGGCGGTGGCATCGGCGATGGATGCCGGCACGATCACCGATCTTGGCCGTCGCTGGTCGGCGCACCCGCTGCATGTCGGGCGCTTCACGATCAAGGACAGCCACGCGATGGGCGATTCGCTCAACGTGGCCGAAACCCTGATCCATTCCTCGAACGTGGTGACCGCGCAGATTGCCGACGAACTGGGCGGCGTGCGCCTCAAGAAGACGATGGAAGCGCTGGGCATGGATCGCCGCCCCGACATCGAGCTTCCCGCGCGCGGTTTCCCGATCTGGCCCAAGGGCGAATGGCCGCGCCTGCGCACGATGACGGTGTCCTACGGGCACGGCATCGCCGTTACCCCGCTGCATCTGGCCAGCGCCTATGCCGCGCTCGTCAATGGCGGGATCTGGCGTCCGGCGACGCTCAAGAAGCTCGATCCGTCCGACATTCCGGCCGGACACCGCGTGTTCAAGGCCTCGACCAGCGCACGCAGCCGCCAGCTCCTGCGCATGATCGTGCGCTACGGTACCGGCCGCAAGGGCGATGCCCCGGGCTTCCGCATCGGCGGCAAGACCGGCTCGGCCGAAAAGCCGGGTGCGGGCGGATATCGCCACCACTCGCTGATCTCGACCTTCGCTTCGGCTTTCCCGATGGACAAGCCGCGCTTCGTCGTGATCGCCATGCTCGACGAGCCGCAGGGCACGCAGGCCACCTCATTCCAGCGCACGGCGGCCTGGAACGCCGCGCCGGTCATCGGCCGCGTCGTCCCGCGTATCGGCCCGATCCTGGGCATCATGCCCGACGAAACGCGCGACATCGACATTTCCGATCTCAAGCCGCTCATCCCCAACGAAGTGCGTGCGTCAGAGGCTGACGGCGAATGA